A part of Hippea maritima DSM 10411 genomic DNA contains:
- a CDS encoding flagellar basal body protein, with protein MNINTSLSGIKNAFYRQDITANNVANINTKNYKQVNVINQEAKGGGVEAKTTVSKAAPNRNGNNVSLADQMVNQISNQDQNKANVNVIRAQNEMIGSLIDIKA; from the coding sequence ATGAACATAAATACATCGTTAAGCGGAATTAAAAATGCGTTTTACAGGCAGGATATTACGGCTAACAATGTAGCTAATATAAATACAAAAAACTATAAGCAGGTAAATGTTATCAATCAAGAAGCCAAGGGTGGTGGCGTTGAAGCCAAAACCACAGTATCAAAAGCAGCCCCCAACAGAAACGGCAATAATGTAAGCCTCGCAGATCAGATGGTAAACCAGATAAGCAACCAGGATCAAAACAAAGCCAATGTTAATGTTATAAGGGCTCAAAACGAAATGATAGGAAGTCTAATAGACATCAAAGCCTAA